The segment CGGCGCTGGTGGGCCGCACCTCGACGCTGGGGCTCACGCAGGCGACGGAACGCTACGTCGCGATGCTCGTGGAAAAAGGCCCGGAACGGGCGCTAGCCGAGTCTCCCGGTCTCGCCAAAGGCGTGAACACGCGCGACGGCCGGATCGTGAACGAAGCCGTGGCACACGCGCTGGGCTATGGCCGGGCGGAGAGCTGAGCGTCCCGAGCTTAGAGCCGATCGGGTTGAGCGTTCAGGGTTGAGAGTTGAGGATCCGAGCCTGGCTGCGGGCGGCGCGCGGCGAAGGCTGCGCCCGTCGAGCGCGGCTCCATCGGATCGGCTGTAGGCTGGCGATGGAACGAAAAAGCCCGCCGGGTACGGCGGGCTGTCTCTGCAAATGAGCCGGCGTGAAAACCGGAGACTCCACGGATCGAGGCGTTGCGGACGAGACGCCCGCGCTGCCCGCCTCAGTTCGCCGGGACGATCGTGATGCTCTCGATCTCGACGCGGTCGATCGGCGTGCTCTTTTCACCGCCACCGCCGTGCTCGGTCGGGACCGTCGCGATCCGCTCCAAAACGTCGTCGCCTTTCACGAGTTCGCCGAACGCGGTGTATTGCCGGTCGAGGAACTTGGCGTCGCCATGGCAGATGAAGAACTGGCTGCCGGCCGAATCGGGATGCGCCGAGCGCGCCATCGAGATGACGCCGCGGACGTGCGACTTGGTGTTGAACTCGGCCTTGATCTTGTAGCCCGGGCCGCCGGTGCCTGGCATGCCGGTCTCGCCCTGGCGCGTGTTGGGACAGCCGCCCTGGATCATGAAGCCCTTGATGATCCGGTGAAACGCTGTGCCGTCATAGAACTTCTCGCGCGCGAGTTTCTTGAAGTTCTCGACCGTCTTCGGTGCGACGTCGGGCCAGAAGGCGAGTTCCATTTCGCCGTACGTGGTCTTGATGATGGCGTGTTCCTTGGCGGGTGCGGAGGTGCTCATGAAGGCGGCAAGGAACGCAGGCCCGCATGTCCGCGCAAGAACCAAATCGGATCCGTCGATCTTGGCCCGCGAATCACGCGAATGGCCGCGAATGAACCGCCATGGGCCGCGTCGCGAGAGGCTCGCCGCGCCTCCGACCGAAGGGTGGCGAGTTGCGTCGGTGAACCAGCGCCTTCGCGCCCGTTCGTGTGATTCGCGGGCAGCTCCGATTGCGTCCGCCAATTGCGTCTCGTTTTCGTGCCTGTCGTGTGTTTCGTGGTGGGCGCTTCCTCATGCGGCTTCGGCATCTCACGCTCCGGCATTTCCGCAACGTCGGGTTTGCCGCGCTCGCATTCAGCGGGCGGCAGCAGTTCCTGGTCGGGCTGAACGGTCAGGGGAAGACGAACCTGCTCGAAGCAGCGGGATTTCTCACCGCGCTACGCTCGTTTCGCACGACTGACAACAAGCTGCTGATCCAGCACGGACAGCACACCGGCGCAATCAGCAGCGAGCTGACGCATGAACAGCTCGGAGACACGAAGCTCACGATTAAGCTGCGCCGTGACGGCAAGGAACTTTGGAGTGATGCCACGCGCGTAACGCGGCTGGCCGATCACCTCGGCCGGTTTCCCACCGTCGTGTTTTCGTCGCAGGACCTGCATCTGGTCCGCGGCGCGCCGGCGCTGCGGCGGCGCTGGCTGGACCTGACGCTCGCGTCGATGGACGCCGGCTATCTGCGCGCATTGCAGACGTATTCGCGTGCGCTTGCCGACCGCAATGCGCTCCTCAAACGCGGCAACGCGGCAGATGCCGAGCTCGACGCCTTCGAGCAGCAACTCGCGCCGGCGGCAGTCGCGCTGCTGGCGACGCGCACGGCGGCCCTCGCGCTGCTCGGCGCGAAACTTGCCGTCGCCTACGACCGGCTGTGCGCTGGTGACGCGGCCGAAAAGGTGGGATTGCACTACGAACCGAGTTTTGACGGACCCTCGACCGAGGCGTGGCTCGCGCGATTCGAGTCGAGTCGGGGGCGCGACGCGCAGTTTCGTACCACGCTGGTCGGGCCGCATCGCGATGATTTCAGTTTCGTCGTGCGCGGGACGGCGGCGAAGGATTTTGCATCGGAAGGCCAGCAGCGCTCGCTCGTGCTGGCGTTGCGACTGGCGCAGGCGGAGTGGGGACACGAGAAGAGCGGCACACGGCCGGTGTTGCTGGCGGACGACGTGCTCGGAGAACTCGACCCGCTGCGCCGCCGCCGTTTCTGGGCGAGCATCGATCCGGAATCACAGATCCTCGCCACCGGCACGAGTCTGCCGGACGCCGAGCTCGGCGAATGGCAGGTGTTCGAGGTGAAGAGCGGGGAATTCGAGGCCGCGGCCGAGACGCCCGAGTTGTAGGATTGGCTTTATGTCGCGGAAAGCGTGACGAGGGAGTCGCGCTCCCAATCGAGCCCGCAGCTTCGTAGGCGCGTCGGTTTCGAAGCGAACGGCACGGCGATGCCGTGCGGCTGCGCTGCAACTTGTCAGCCAGGAGAACGACAGGCAGAGGCAGATGATGCATTTCGAACTCTGGCAATGGGTGCTCGCGGTGATCGGGGCGCTGCTGGTGGGCGTTTCCAAGACGGGCATTGCCGGGCTCGGCATGCTGTTCGTGGTGATTTTCGCGCAGATCATGCCGGCGAAGCAGGCGACCGGCGTGGTGCTGCCGCTACTGATCTTCGGCGATATCATTGCGGTTGCATCGTATCGGCAGCACACGCAATGGCGGTTCCTGTGGCGGCTGTTCCCGTGGACGGCGATCGGCGTGGTGATCGGATTCGTTGCGCTGGGCCGGATCGACGACCGGCAGGCGCAGGTGATGATCGGGCTGATCGTGCTCAGCTTGCTGGCGCTGCATGTGGGACGGCGCGTGATAAAGCCGAAGGCAGCAGGGATCAAACCGCAGAATGTAGCCGCGTCGGTTACGGCGCGGTCCGCACCGCGGAGCGGTGCGGCTACGGGGCAGAATGATACGAGCGTTTGGAGGGCGGGGTCGCCTGACCCCGCCGCGAAAACGGTGATCACGGCGGGGTCGGGCGATCCAGCCGTACAACCGCAAGAGGCGTCGCACGGCTGGTGGTTCGCGCCGACCATTGGTGTGCTCGCGGGGTTCACGACACTCGTGGCGAACGCCGCCGGGCCGCTGATGGTCATTTACCTGCTGGCGATGCGGCTGCCGAAGATGGAGTTCGTCGGCACGGGCGCGGTGTTCTTCCTGTTGCTGAACCTGTTCAAGGTGCCGTTCATGGTGAACCTCGGATTGATCAATGGCGGCAGCTTCGCGCTGAATCTCTGGCTCGCGCCGGCGGTGTTTCTCGGCGCGTGGATCGGGCGCAAGATTCTCCTGCGCATCAATCAGCGGCTGTTCGAGAATCTTGCGTTGGCATTGAGCGCGGCGGCGGGGGTGAAGCTGTTGTGTTAAGCCCGGAAACCACCACGGATTGCTCGGATTGCCGCGGATGGACGAGGTGCGGATGCGGACCGTCCTGTGCCAGGCCGCGGAAACCGGGAGATACTCGATGGTGATTCGCGCCGAGTTTTTGCCACGTGAAGAGCGCGGAGGAGGTGATTTTCTTCTTCGCGTTCTCCGCGGTCTCTGCGTTTAAGGGTTGTCATGGCGCGCATGAATGTCCGGCAGATGTGGGCGGCGAAGCTCGCGGGGAAACCTCTCCCGGCGCCCTCGCGACTGCCCGTCGGCGCGGCCGCGACGGCCGAAGCGGCGCTCGGGTTGCGTCCGCGAACCGCGTTTGCCGGTCGCGTGCTCGGGATCGATCCGTCGCTGCGCGGTACCGGGCTGGCGTTGATCGAGTTCGCGCCGGGCCGGGCGCCGGTGCTGCTGCGCTGCCAGACGGTGCGCGTTTCGGCGCGGCTGCCGATGGCGCAGGCGCTGGCGGAAATCCACCGTGCGGTGCTCGCGTTTTTGGACGGCACGGAGGTGCGGCATGTTGCGCTCGAGCAGACGATCTTCGTGCAGAACTTCCAGACGGCACAAATCCTCGGCGCCGCGCGCGGCGCGGCGATGGCGGTCGCGGCGTTGCAGGGCCGGCCGGTGTTTGAGTATGCGCCGCTCCGCGTGAAGCAGGCGGTGGTCGGCGCGGGCCGCGCGAGCAAGGAACAGATGGCGCGGACCGTGATGGCCCTGCTCGGCCATGGCCGGCCGCTGGCGTCGGACGAAGCCGATGCCGCGGGCGTGGCGCTCTGCCACGCGTTCACTTGGCGGGAGTAGAGCCTCTGCCATGCGGTGCCTCAACTGCAGCGAGGAATTCACCGGCCGGTATTGTCCCCACTGCGGCCAGCGCAGCGGCGTCACACGGCTGACGATGCGCACGTTGCTCGACTACGTGACTGAACTGGCGAACTGGGAACGCGGTTTGATGCACACGGCGGCCGCGCTGCTGCGGCGACCGGGCGGCACGATCGAGGACTACCTCGCGGGCAAGCGGGCGGATTACGTGAATCCGGCAAAGTTTCTGGCGCTCATGGTTTCACTCGCATTGATCGCCTTTTGGTTCGCCAGCATTCCGCCGGAGGCGAACCAGCAGCACGCCGAAATCGCGGCGGGCATTGCGCGGGCGATGGACCGGTTCGGCAACGCGCTGCTGCTGCTCACCGTGCCGTGGTTCGCGCTCGGCACGCGCTGGTGCTTCCGTGCGAAAAGGCTGAATTATGCGGAGCATCTTGCGATGAACGCCTATGTGTTCGGCGAACAGAATCTGTTTTCGCTGGCGGTGCTGCCGTTCCATCATTTCGGCCAAACAGCCGCGGGGATCGCGGACGCCGTCTACTTCACGGTGATCGTCGGCTATTTCGCCGTGGTGCTG is part of the Opitutus terrae PB90-1 genome and harbors:
- a CDS encoding peptidylprolyl isomerase; its protein translation is MSTSAPAKEHAIIKTTYGEMELAFWPDVAPKTVENFKKLAREKFYDGTAFHRIIKGFMIQGGCPNTRQGETGMPGTGGPGYKIKAEFNTKSHVRGVISMARSAHPDSAGSQFFICHGDAKFLDRQYTAFGELVKGDDVLERIATVPTEHGGGGEKSTPIDRVEIESITIVPAN
- the recF gene encoding DNA replication/repair protein RecF (All proteins in this family for which functions are known are DNA-binding proteins that assist the filamentation of RecA onto DNA for the initiation of recombination or recombinational repair.), whose amino-acid sequence is MRLRHLTLRHFRNVGFAALAFSGRQQFLVGLNGQGKTNLLEAAGFLTALRSFRTTDNKLLIQHGQHTGAISSELTHEQLGDTKLTIKLRRDGKELWSDATRVTRLADHLGRFPTVVFSSQDLHLVRGAPALRRRWLDLTLASMDAGYLRALQTYSRALADRNALLKRGNAADAELDAFEQQLAPAAVALLATRTAALALLGAKLAVAYDRLCAGDAAEKVGLHYEPSFDGPSTEAWLARFESSRGRDAQFRTTLVGPHRDDFSFVVRGTAAKDFASEGQQRSLVLALRLAQAEWGHEKSGTRPVLLADDVLGELDPLRRRRFWASIDPESQILATGTSLPDAELGEWQVFEVKSGEFEAAAETPEL
- a CDS encoding sulfite exporter TauE/SafE family protein; amino-acid sequence: MHFELWQWVLAVIGALLVGVSKTGIAGLGMLFVVIFAQIMPAKQATGVVLPLLIFGDIIAVASYRQHTQWRFLWRLFPWTAIGVVIGFVALGRIDDRQAQVMIGLIVLSLLALHVGRRVIKPKAAGIKPQNVAASVTARSAPRSGAATGQNDTSVWRAGSPDPAAKTVITAGSGDPAVQPQEASHGWWFAPTIGVLAGFTTLVANAAGPLMVIYLLAMRLPKMEFVGTGAVFFLLLNLFKVPFMVNLGLINGGSFALNLWLAPAVFLGAWIGRKILLRINQRLFENLALALSAAAGVKLLC
- a CDS encoding crossover junction endodeoxyribonuclease RuvC, giving the protein MARMNVRQMWAAKLAGKPLPAPSRLPVGAAATAEAALGLRPRTAFAGRVLGIDPSLRGTGLALIEFAPGRAPVLLRCQTVRVSARLPMAQALAEIHRAVLAFLDGTEVRHVALEQTIFVQNFQTAQILGAARGAAMAVAALQGRPVFEYAPLRVKQAVVGAGRASKEQMARTVMALLGHGRPLASDEADAAGVALCHAFTWRE
- a CDS encoding DUF3667 domain-containing protein: MRCLNCSEEFTGRYCPHCGQRSGVTRLTMRTLLDYVTELANWERGLMHTAAALLRRPGGTIEDYLAGKRADYVNPAKFLALMVSLALIAFWFASIPPEANQQHAEIAAGIARAMDRFGNALLLLTVPWFALGTRWCFRAKRLNYAEHLAMNAYVFGEQNLFSLAVLPFHHFGQTAAGIADAVYFTVIVGYFAVVLRGVVAKAWWSAITGAVLITAVVYAIFYAALAAVVWVIL